In the Pristiophorus japonicus isolate sPriJap1 chromosome 5, sPriJap1.hap1, whole genome shotgun sequence genome, one interval contains:
- the LOC139264259 gene encoding interferon-induced protein with tetratricopeptide repeats 5-like yields the protein MSNTLNDCLKAKLGELQCQFTWAPQKDSIDLEDMKYRLHNLIQAGVKYQAMSYNHLAFVNCLQGNCEEAIQNLNEAEKILRENHEHEFKRRSIITYGNYAWVYYHMGQLTEAQSYLDKLERICKQLTDGSRYTALIPEVYGEKGWSLLSSAAQYYEEAKECFEKALEEDPDDTEWNVGYATVLFRLEGGPGISENGEPSQSVKQLRRVLELDPDDSVAMVLLALKLQESKQKEKALQLVEQALQKSPDLPYVTRYAARFLRKEGDVEKAMELLKKALKIIPHSSFLHHQVGLCYRNKVYQLIKHPGSKDPRNPAFQQKAELINQCKYHFEKAFEQKPSFIFARLDFAKICSLNGEYLKAEKIYSDFLQLEDNHPDKQSVYLQIGLFELHQKRSESNAINYFLEGLKFQRDTKAWQLCHENLRKIATKQIDRNPRNSKAFGVLGLLHQQDGKKCKAIECFEKALEFDCGNEEYLSALCKLRLSISQ from the coding sequence CAACACACTGAACGATTGTTTGAAAGCGAAACTCGGCGAGCTTCAATGTCAATTCACGTGGGCCCCACAGAAAGACAGTATTGACTTGGAGGACATGAAGTATAGATTACACAATTTAATACAGGCTGGTGTGAAATATCAGGCCATGTCTTACAACCACCTCGCTTTTGTAAACTGTCTGCAAGGCAACTGTGAAGAGGCAATTCAAAACTTAAATGAAgctgaaaaaattctgagggaaaaTCATGAACATGAATTTAAAAGAAGAAGCATCATCACCTATGGAAACTATGCCTGGGTATATTATCACATGGGCCAACTGACAGAGGCCCAGTCCTACCTCGACAAGCTGGAGAGGATCTGTAAACAATTGACTGATGGCTCTCGGTATACAGCGCTGATACCTGAAGTATacggggagaagggttggtcactgttgagttctgctgctcaatactatgaagaggcaaaggaatgttttgagaaagctctggaggaagatcctgatgatactgaatggaatgttggctatgCGACTGTTCTGTTTCGTCTGGAAGGAGGTCCTGGTatctcagagaatggtgaacccaGTCAATCAGTGAAGCAGTTGCGACGTGTGCTGGAACTTGATCCAGATGACTCTGTCGCCATGGTGCTGTTGGCTCTAAAACTGCAAGAGTCCAAACAAAAGGAGAAAGCACTGCAATTAGTTGAACAAGCATTGCAGAAGTCCCCTGATCTTCCATATGTAACTCGTTATGCAGCAAGATTTCTGAGAAAAGAAGGAGATGTGGAAAAAGCTATGGAGCTGTTGAAGAAAGCATTAAAAATTATCCCACACTCTTCCTTCTTACACCACCAAGTAGGTCTGTGTTACAGAAACAAAGTATATCAGTTGATCAAACATCCAGGCAGCAAAGACCCTCGCAATCCTGCTTTTCAACAGAAAGCTGAATTGATCAATCAATGCAAgtaccattttgaaaaggcatttgagCAGAAGCCATCATTTATTTTTGCACGATTAGATTTTGCAAAAATCTGTTCATTAAATGGGGAATATCTCAAAGCAGAGAAGATCTACAGCGATTTCCTGCAATTAGAAGATAATCATCCTGATAAGCAGTCAGTATATTTGCAGATTGGGTTATTTGAACTGCACCAGAAAAGATCGGAATCAAATGCCATCAACTATTTTCTGGAAGGACTTAAATTTCAACGTGACACAAAAGCTTGGCAATTGTGTCATGAAAacttgagaaagattgcaacaaaACAAATTGACAGGAATCCCAGAAACAGCAAGGCCTTTGGTGTTCTTGGGTTACTGCACCAGCAGGATGGGAAGAAGTGCAAAGCTATTGAATGCTTTGAAAAGGCCTTGGAGTTTGATTGTGGCAATGAAGAATATCTAAGTGCTCTTTGTAAATTACGCCTTTCTATCAGTCAATGA